The Streptomyces sp. NBC_01439 genome contains the following window.
TGAGGCAGGACTTGTAGCCTTCCAGGCTCTTGGTGCCGACCGCACCCACCACCGGGCTGATGATCCCCTTGACCACCGAGTTCACGATGTTCGTGAACGCGGCGCCGATGACCACGGCCACCGCCAGGTCGACCACATTGCCGCGCATCAGGAAGGCCTTGAAGCCTGCCAGCACGCTCTCCTTCTTCTTCTCGCTCACGACTGAGCCTCTCTTCGCATCTGCCGAACACGGAGCCAACGGTTCCGAAAGCTACGGCAGTCCGGGCGCGGCGTGTCCAATGGGCCCCCACCTCGAGGTGAATTGACTGACCGCGTGTGCGAATCAGCACAACGTCACCGCCAGTCGCGTCGTGGCTCCCGCGCCCACGAGATCCCGCGCCGTGTCCCGCGGAACGGACAGCACCACCAGCGCCCCACCGTCCCCAACACCCTTCTCGGGACCGGGGACTTCGGCGACCAGCGCCCCCGCGGCCACCACCCGCGGCGGCCCGGTGCGCTCCGCCGCGACCACGTCCACCCGGTCCCCCGGCCGCAGCAGCCGCACCGTCGCCGCGTCAGCGATGCGCACGGGCGCCGACACCGTCCGCACCGCGGCGGGCGGCGCCGCACGCCCCGCGGCCCGCACCTCGGGCCGCGGGGCGCCCCGCGAGGCCTGTGCCTCCGTCCCGCCCACCGCCACGGCCGCCGCCACGACGGCCAGCGCGGCCGAGGCGGCCCGCCTCCGTCGTCGCACGGCCCGGCGCAGCCGGTGCCCGCTCCGCCCCACGCGGAGCGGCGGGAACGGAGGGACCGGGCGCGCGGGGGGACACGCGGAGGACGTCGCGCACGCGGCGGGAGCGGGAGCGGCGCGGGAAGCGGAGGAGGCGCAGGGGAGGGAAGGAGGGAGGGAGAGAGCCGAGGAAGGGGAGGAAGGGGAGGGAGGTGCGGGAGTGGAGGAGGCGGAGCAGACCGAAGGGGCCGCGGGAGTACGGGACATGACGAACACCACCAGACCGAGTGAGTTGCTGTGCCCGGACCCGGCGCCCGGACACGTCTCACGATCCGGCCTCCCGGGGAATCCCGTCGGAGCCTGTGGACGATCCCCAGCTTGTGGACAACCCCGTCACCCGCACGAGTCAGCCGGCGGTGGCCCGCACCCGCCGCAGCGCGGCCACCGGGTCCGCGGCCCGGGTGACCGACCGGCCCACCACGACGTGCGAGGCCCCGGCCGCGAAGGCGGCCCGCGGCGTTCCCGGCCGGGCGTGCCCGCCCGCCGTGCCCTCCGGCTCCAGGACCACCCCCGGCGTGACGATCAGCCGGTCCGGCCCCAGGAGCGCGCGCAGCGCCCCGGCCTCCCGCGGCGAGGCGATGACCCCGTCGCAGCCCGCGCCCACGGCCAGCCGGGCCAGCCGCAGCACCTGTTCCCCGGTGTCCGCGGCGACACCGATGTCCGCGAGGTCGCTCCGGGTCATGCTGGTGACCACCGTCAGCGCGAGCACCCGCAGCCGCGGGAACTCCCGCGCTGCCTCCACCGCCGCGGACACGATCCCCGTACCGCCCATCGCGTGCACGGTCACCATGGACGCGCCCAGCGCGCCCGCGGCCCGGACCGCTCCGGCGACGGAGTTCGGGATCTCGAAGAGCTTGAGGTCGAGGAAGACCTCGTGCCCGCGCCCGACGAGGTCCCGCACGAGACCGGGGCCCGCCGCGGTCAGCAGCTCCAGGCCGATCTTGTAGGAGCCGCACGCGTCGCCGAGGCGCTCGACGAGCGCCTCGGCGGCCCGGCGGTCGTCGAAGTCCAGGGCGACGATGACCCTGCGGTCGGCGGGGGGAAGGTCGGTGTTCACTCCGCCATTGTCAGGGTCACCGTCCGGCGGGAACCTGGCAGGACTCCGCGAAGCCCTGACTGGTCAGGCCGAAGGCGCTGTTGACGCGCGAGCGCCAGTTCTCCAGCGCGACCATCGCGGTGAGTTCGACGAACGCCTCCTCGCCGAGCCGCGCGATCAGCTCCCGCGCGAGCTCGTCCGTGACCGCCGGCTCGGTCTCCGTCATGGCCTCGGCGTACTCCATGACCAGCAGTTCCAGCTCGGTGAACACCTCACGGGCCTCCCGCCACTGCGGCACCCGCTCGATCTTCTCCGTCGGCACGCCCAGCTCGTGGCCCTCCCAGTAGCCGAAGTCCATGCACCACGAGCAGTTGATGCGGGCCGCCGCCGCCATCACGGCGAGGTGCTTCAGCCCGCCGTCGAGCGCGTTCCACTTGGCCGCGCTCCGCTCCAGCCGGACGTACGAGAGGAGCACGCGCGCGTGGTGACCGTAGGCCTGCCCGGGGTCGAGCACCTTGCCGTAGGTGCGGCGCGAGTACCAGGCCCCGATCCGCATGAGCAGGGTGCGGGGCGGGGTGAGCGAGATACGCGGCATGACAGTCATCTCCCTGGCCGGGGCGGTCTTCGTTTCCGCCGTCACCAGGGAGGACCGGACAGCCGCGCCGGATGTGACAGCCGCCGGGCCCTTTTCTAGGCGCCTCCTCCGCCGGGCGCCGCGGGCGCGATTCCGGGCGCAATTCCGGGCGCGATTCCGAGCGCGCCGAGGAGCCGTTCCGCGAGGTCCTCCGCGAAGGCCTCGGAGCCGGTGAGGACGGCCCGCACACCCTCCGGGTCGGCCGTCAGTCCGCCGGCGGCCGCCCAGTCGAGCGCGCCCGCGAGGGCCGCATCGACGGGGAACCGGTCCACGGGTATCTCGTAGTCCTCGGCCGTGGGGAACGCCACTGACAACGAGGCCGGGTTGCCGCCAGCAGGGGCTAGGGCAGCTCGATGCCCAGGTCCCACCCGTCGTGCGCGTGCGTGCACAGGCAGGCCCGGGTCTCGGTGGCCGGCAGGGCCGCTACCGCGTCGAAGAGGACCTCGCGCAGCCGCCCGACGTTCTCGCCGAACACCTTCAGGACCTCGGTGTGGGAGACGCCCTCGCCGGTCTCCGCGCCCGCGTCCAGATCCGTGACCAGGGCCATCGAGGTGTAGCAGAGCCCCAGCTCACGGGCGAGGACCGCCTCCGGGTGCCCGGTCATGCCGACCACCGACCAGCCCGCCGCCGCGTGCCACCGCGACTCGGCGCGCGTCGAGAAGCGCGGCCCCTCGATGACGACCATGGTGCCGCCGTCCACCGGCTCCCAGTCCCGCCCGCGGGCCGCCGCCAGCGCCACGGACCGGCCCACCGGGCAGTACGGGTCGGCGAAGGTGGTGTGCACGACGTTCGGCACGGAACCGTCGGGCAGCGGCTCGCCGTCGAAGAAGGTCTGGGCGCGGGCCTTCGTACGGTCGACCAGCTGGTCGGGAACGAGCAGCGTGCCGGGCCCGTACTCGGCCCGCAGACCGCCGACCGCGCACGGGCCCAGCACCTGGCGGACGCCGACCGAGCGCAGGGCCCACAGGTTCGCCCGGTAGTTGATCTTGTGCGGCGGGACGGTGTGGCTGCGTCCGTGCCGGGGCAGGAAGGCCACCTGGCGCCCGGCCAGCTCACCGACGTAAAGGGAGTCGCTCGGGGGTCCGTACGGGGTCTCCACCTGGATCTCGGAGACGTCCTCCAGGAAGGAGTAGAAGCCCGAGCCGCCGATGACACCGATCTCTGCGTTCACCATGCGGTCCACCCTAAGGCCCTGCCGTGGGCATGCCGAAGGCCCCGCTGCCGGCTGGGGCGGCGGGGCCTTCGGGGGAAGCGATCAGGCGGCCGACGTGGAGCTGCTGCTCGTCGAGCTCGACGACGTCGAGGAGGACGAGGCGGCAGGAGCGGCGGCAGCGGTCGACGTCGAGGACGACGAGGAGCTGGACGACGGCTTCGAGGCAGGGGTGCTGCTCGACGACGCGCCACGGCTGTCGTTCCGGTAGAAACCGGAGCCCTTGAAGACGATGCCGACCGCGGAGAACACCTTCTTCAGGCGTCCGTCGCAGCTCGGGCACACGGTCAGTGCGTCATCGGTGAACTTCTGCACGGCCTCAAGGCCCTCACCGCACTCGGTGCACTGGTACTGGTAGGTCGGCACGAATTTCCTCCTGGCACTCTGACTCAATGAGTGCTAACGACGCTCCATGGTGACGTATTCCGGCGGATCAGTCCACCGTCACCGGCACGCGGTGACCCATCCCACGCTCGTTCACCCGGTTACGGGAGGTTGTTGAGGGGGTGGCGCGGGTGGTAGCCGGGGCCTTCGGCTCCGTCTTCACGGGGGCCGCGGGCGCGTCCTCCTGCGCGGAGGCGTTCACGATCCGGCCCGGGGTCTTCGGAGCGAGCCGCGCGCGCAGCGCCAGCAGGGCGGTCAGCGCGAGGGCCGTGGCGCCCATGGGCACCAGGAAGCCGAACGAGGATCCGTGCGCGTCCGTCAGGCGGCCGGCCAGGATGACGGCGACGGCCTGACCGAAGGCGATCGAGCCGGTCAGCCAGGTGAAGGCCTCGGTCCGCGCATTGGCGGGGACCAGCTGCTCGACCATCGTGTAGCCGGTGATCAGTGCCGGGGCGATGCACAGGCCGACGACCAGGCCGAGTGCGCCCAGCACGATCATCGAGTTCGCGGCCCACAGGACGGAGGCGGCGGCGGTGAGGCCGACGTAGCCCAGGATCAGTCGGCGACGCGGGCCGATCTTCCAGGCGATGGCGCCCATGGCGATGCCGGCGATCATATTGCCCGCGGCGAAGACCCCGTAGAGCAGGCCGTTGGCGCCGGGGTTGCCCATCTCGTTGGAGAAGGCGGCGAGCGAGACCTGCATGCCGCCGAAGACGGCGCCGATCCCGAGGAAGGCGAAGATCAGGACGCGCAGGCCGGGGAAGGACAGCGCGAAGGCGCGCTT
Protein-coding sequences here:
- the pyrF gene encoding orotidine-5'-phosphate decarboxylase; this translates as MNTDLPPADRRVIVALDFDDRRAAEALVERLGDACGSYKIGLELLTAAGPGLVRDLVGRGHEVFLDLKLFEIPNSVAGAVRAAGALGASMVTVHAMGGTGIVSAAVEAAREFPRLRVLALTVVTSMTRSDLADIGVAADTGEQVLRLARLAVGAGCDGVIASPREAGALRALLGPDRLIVTPGVVLEPEGTAGGHARPGTPRAAFAAGASHVVVGRSVTRAADPVAALRRVRATAG
- a CDS encoding carboxymuconolactone decarboxylase family protein → MPRISLTPPRTLLMRIGAWYSRRTYGKVLDPGQAYGHHARVLLSYVRLERSAAKWNALDGGLKHLAVMAAAARINCSWCMDFGYWEGHELGVPTEKIERVPQWREAREVFTELELLVMEYAEAMTETEPAVTDELARELIARLGEEAFVELTAMVALENWRSRVNSAFGLTSQGFAESCQVPAGR
- a CDS encoding S-methyl-5'-thioadenosine phosphorylase, which codes for MVNAEIGVIGGSGFYSFLEDVSEIQVETPYGPPSDSLYVGELAGRQVAFLPRHGRSHTVPPHKINYRANLWALRSVGVRQVLGPCAVGGLRAEYGPGTLLVPDQLVDRTKARAQTFFDGEPLPDGSVPNVVHTTFADPYCPVGRSVALAAARGRDWEPVDGGTMVVIEGPRFSTRAESRWHAAAGWSVVGMTGHPEAVLARELGLCYTSMALVTDLDAGAETGEGVSHTEVLKVFGENVGRLREVLFDAVAALPATETRACLCTHAHDGWDLGIELP
- a CDS encoding FmdB family zinc ribbon protein, whose product is MPTYQYQCTECGEGLEAVQKFTDDALTVCPSCDGRLKKVFSAVGIVFKGSGFYRNDSRGASSSSTPASKPSSSSSSSSTSTAAAAPAASSSSTSSSSTSSSSTSAA
- a CDS encoding MFS transporter — protein: MTSAVTSDSSARPGYGQLLRTPGALGFVLPGFAARLPFGMLTISILLLVQHTTGSYGSAGIVAAVTGISMALSAPLMGIFTDRFGQTAVLLPVVLAHSAAVTGLAALALLDAPVWALALAAVPTGASVPQVGPMVRARWAATLEGSPLLPTAAAFESVTDEFTFVVGPVLATALCTGVHPAAGLVTEAALTLLGGLLFAAQRASQPKTHAPSATGEKRAFALSFPGLRVLIFAFLGIGAVFGGMQVSLAAFSNEMGNPGANGLLYGVFAAGNMIAGIAMGAIAWKIGPRRRLILGYVGLTAAASVLWAANSMIVLGALGLVVGLCIAPALITGYTMVEQLVPANARTEAFTWLTGSIAFGQAVAVILAGRLTDAHGSSFGFLVPMGATALALTALLALRARLAPKTPGRIVNASAQEDAPAAPVKTEPKAPATTRATPSTTSRNRVNERGMGHRVPVTVD